A single region of the Vicia villosa cultivar HV-30 ecotype Madison, WI linkage group LG4, Vvil1.0, whole genome shotgun sequence genome encodes:
- the LOC131598229 gene encoding uncharacterized protein LOC131598229, with the protein MEQLHEDLTQMRTKMGINLNHCMEAIQALAFRHEELRQVLQRPDVNVNLNTREGLVNQNVRNTVEIPIPVKESSHHENNSEFEAFRFPINEFDKRFHLLDERLKAMEGRDSIDLDAAGLCLVPGIKIPAKFKVPNFEKYRGTTCLIAHVKDSLSGTSLEWYNQLERTNVRAWKELSEAFVKRYKHNSNMAPTRMQLHALTQKTDESFREYARRWRELAAKVQPPLLEKELMDMFKDVMESPYYQCLAACKASDFAELVLVGERMEHGIKNGNVQVVDTPSEFHKHMNEKTSVVSDYEEESPDYPPDHISCHEAVAVTPVQDDPQICVATHTQPPTQFVQRKSVPCDQSVQYVPQKQNYQQNRHPHGRQRHRRPKRVYDPIPMTRDKLFSHLINLSLVEPKQPKPVRFPYHVGFDPNVSCDYHAGAPGHSIEDCQPFKDKVQDLIDSKAITFTPEGQN; encoded by the exons ATGGAACAACTTCATGAGGACTTAACTCAGATGAGGACAAaaatggggattaacctgaatcattgtatggaggctattcaagcccTTGCTTTTAGACACGAAGAATTGAGACAGGTTCTTCAGAGGCCGGATGTAAATGTTAATCTCAACACAAGAGAAGGTCTTGTGAATCAGAATGTCAGAAATACTGTTGAGATTCCAATCCCTGTTAAGGAGAGTTCGCATCATGAGAATAATTCAGAATTTGAAGCCTTCAGGTTCCCGATTAATGaatttgacaaaaggttccacctcctggatgaaaggttgaaagccatggaGGGTCGTGACTCTATTGATTTAGACGCTGctggtttgtgcctagtgcctggtaTCAAGAtccctgctaagttcaaagtccccaacttCGAGAAGTACAGGGGTACCACGTGTCTGATAGCTcatgtcaag gatagcctcagTGGCACATCTCTTGAGTGGTATAATCAACTCGAAAGAACCAATGTCCGAGCTTGGAAAGAACTATCAGAAGCCTTTGTCAAGCGTTACAAGCACAACAGTAACATGGCTCCAACCAGAATGCAACTCCATGCTTTGACTCAGAAAACTGACGAATCATTCAGAGAATATGcccgaagatggagagaattagcggCTAAAGTTCAACCTCCGCTCTTAgagaaagagctcatggatatgttCAAGGATGTGATGGAAAGTCCGTACTACCAATGCTTGGCTGCATGTAAAGCCTCTGATTTTGCAGAATTGGTTCTCGTCGGAGAACGAATGGAGCATGGTATTAAGAATGGTAATGTCCAAGTTGTTGATACTCCTTCTGAATTCCATAAGCACATGAATGAAAAGACCAGTGTAGTTTCTGATTACGAAGAGGAATCTCCTGATTATCCTCCTGATCATATCTCTTGTCATGAAGCAGTAGCAGTAACTCCTGTTCAGGATGACCCACAAATTTGTGTTGCGACTCACACTCAGCCTCCCACTCAGTTTGTTCAACGGAAGTCTGTTCCATGTGATCAATCAGTTCAGTATGTGCCACAAAAGCAGAATTATCAACAGAATCGTCACCCACATGGAAGACAGAGACACAGAAGGCCAAAGAGAGTGTatgatcctattcctatgactCGTGATAAGTTGTTTTCTCACTTGATCAATCTTTCCTTGGTAGAACCAAAGCAGCCGAAGCCTGTTCGTTTCCCGTATCATGTGGGATTTGACCCTAATGTTAGTTGtgactaccatgctggggcacctggtcattcgATTGAAGACTGTcagccattcaaagacaaggttcaagacttgattgattcCAAGGCTATCACTTTCACACCTGAGGGCcaaaattga